The sequence aaacattgtgtcatacaaagtaggtatattcccttttattccgaacacccaagtataactttcaatattaacatcttttggggttcgtactgtgggtttgttctttcacgttcattctcatctataatggaattgcctcagtccattttggccaatgatattgtcgacatttaataattgaacgtggttccaatcaacacagcccattgatgttttgagtagctactccaaaatcaaaatttgtcattcatcaatttatgatcccaccattctcatgtgcatgcgcatgcatcaattataagcatttctttgcttttgggtacccaagccactgcatggggcttttattatgtgagaatgtggattataacctccaatggagcgttattttatagtagggcgtggataatctccatttagggagttggaacatttagaaccatatatctgtcatgctgcaggcatgctacaggttaatatatatacatgtcaattaatttctgggactttaacccatacaatttgcaacgcattaggcgtgcacaatatcaatattgacatgtcaagggattgtcctttcgggacttcaatccacatcatttgctacgcaacaggcgtgcatcatattgatcaatgctatacccatattctgttcttatgggactttaatctgtgcagtgtattatcaatgtatccaacttgcaatctgtaaaatttgcattaataattcatggatacatacaagccattcttttggaatggacttatctccccatttggttacctttcaagataaaatatcaaataagtatataagcataaaataacacaagtattgcttacatccttaggagggagaaacttttctcaagtatcattcaaacTCGTATCGGCTCAGTAAATGTAGTgtttgatgatctagttatatcctgcaaagcaaaatcacaattcttttctctgtcaataactctcagagttaggatcacttcatggattctttcttcagatgttcattctaaagaaataaaatctcttatgaacagagagctgcaaaagagaaaaaatgcaaaaaaaaaaaattgtgatgttgatgcaagataaggtaagcaatcagggaaggaagctggtgggagcagacaagcagctcatcaatcaaggaaggaagccggtgggagcagaaaacaagctctcaattctcctagtctagaaggacctcaggagattagagcacaaggtcgccttcacaattccctgatcttgcagaaacatgatcagggatagtcttacttcctgaatggatgatcagagatagtcttgcttctcaggcatattaagtgcttaatgataagaaaaacaagtagatatagcatcattttgtatgggaaaactggatgttttctacaaagaaaatttcgttagtaacacatttatacacaaatacaatgaataggtagaaccggtgattttcaaattaaccatgggaaaattgcgagattctcgggatacttttgaaaaagtagctccgtgaaatctgtaaagcaagatcggctttgacgaaaataatacttgaaaatgccgaaagtgccgacaggcattatcagaggccacgtgaagttttggactcttgctaaagaaaaagataatgtggggattcgagaagatattggaatcctgaaaagttgccacattttcgtctatagatattgcctttgcaaaacttgattggagcaactgtgtttcaactcaacttccttcattttctgaaactttagtttttgtaagactttctttgaaaccttcttaaaatggcttcctcttcttcctgcccaaataatttcaatttaaatgatgctcccacaacaaccagtgacgcccAAGTTTGGCgcccatcctttgtatcccaaaatcgtcatctcacagttaatgattctgtgatgatgaatgatgctactgctgtcatagtagctaggaatttcattattccaatggatgaaatgttgttgacagggaggtctgaagaagaggctattgaggactcaatggcttttagcattcagagtgctgcttctgtttctaacttggctgatcgtttgcgtgttagagcaaacgaggttcagaagctaacaactgaaaattattctcttcaaagaatgcttcatgagtctcaaaaagaggttgagaaactcaaaggagagaataattccttgttgaaactggggAGTTCGTACTCTGCtgatacactgagaaagctagacatgctgcaggtctcaaatgaaagaattttgggagaccatgagaggctcatggctaagcttaagaggcgtcgtcctcttccttcagaggcttccagaacataatgtaattttatagattttacagggcctgcaccttcattgcaggtgtaaaaatctatctgttgtatgttcctttccttttataataataattgcgcacattcttaaacttgcatatgtggtttgtacgtcttttcaaaatgacggtctgaaccttgtgccttataggttcaaataaccacatcaaatctctcatatttccatgcatgtgagcccagaaTTTTTGGTCTTggttaaacccaaactcataatttattcgccattttcaaatggacatgaaatatgaattgaataaaagctacgataatatctcaatatagtagtgaagaacattaactactatatacccacaacttcaagtttaggatctctcatatatttggatccatgggcttccggccaaaatatgtggggagcctcaattcatcatttgaagtttatactgatattatccatttcacggtgtattcttaacaaccggattcacaaaatatatttcttccttgaggtgtcgattataacaaaatcgaactttattaaattcatcattctcttatgccaagaaaatttgtggtgtaccacaatttgcaataatacctcaaaggttgtccatttaactgttggaactttaggttctcaacactgttagattttgaacttcaggccaaaatcacatattctcatggtatggacatttttacaattttctgtacatattttgggacttcaagtccttacataattgtccatattttgagaaacttctggcatctcatttaattgttcatccatgagtttaaggaactgcaggttcccttttgtatatagtgacggtttacccaaaatggttaatatttatgcatacgtcactattcatgtgaatagtactattcatcaatcatgaatacatatctattcatatgtgcagtacatttgccagtacaattattattcatgtgtacggcacttttaaccaatacggtactgttacatcattaaggaaacccaggtccttattcacatgtcagggatcaaggaccctTAAGTCCGATaacatgtttacaaatatagtaccggagagactgccagctctcatatcaatatcatcatcaaggatcttcaagtcctgatgtaattgtatgatgaggatcaaggaacttctggtcctgatctgtatactgtaaaaaaactcatcatacagcacaattaatccataaaataaatttactgttaaataaattacttgtatggacgttaaataaattacttgtatggacgttaatcccgcaccatactttaaatgtgcggtaaagtaaattcataaattaaattgctgtatggacgttaatcccgcaccatactttaaatgtgcggtaaaataaacgtgcttgtatgggcactaattctgctccatacatttaaatgacagtaaaggcgtggacgataaacccgcaccaccctttaaagtaaatttacgataaagtaaatgtgcttgtatgggcactaattctgctccatacatttaaataacagtaaatttacgataaagtaaatgtgcttgtgaGGTTCTGAGCTTCACCCAGTCATTTTCCTCCAGACTGCTAAACTGTTCCAAGATGAGAGCCAAATAGGGAGAGTGAGGAGCAGGCTGTGAAAGAAAACTTGGCAAGTCAGAAAGAGCAAGTGGAGGAAGGCCAGGTATCAGCAAAGGCTCAGTTTCTTGTTTCACAGGAAAAGCCTGATGCCCATGAATGATATGCCAGTACATGGAGCAGACAGAAGCTGAGTTTATGAACAAGAActgtttgtgttttctttggCTGGGTTTCATCATAGAATTTAGCTTGAATTATTGAAAGCGaaattcgtgctgataacgtgttataaattgaaagagaaattagagagaattgaaatggagagAAGCAGAATGAGTTTTCTCTCTGCAATCAAATTGATCTATATCCAGAGAAATGAGAGTTACATCCTTTTGTAGGGAAAACAttttccaacatgtgggcccTCATTTAACGTGTGGGCTCCACCTCCATTATTTACAACAACAACTTTGATGCTGATACATTAGATCAAGAAACAGACAATACAACAGTACAAGCTGTACAACTAACTGCTTGCAAATCAAGAGGGAACATGTACATTCTTACAAAATAAGTCAATACAACACAAAAtgatttacccaaaaaaaatatataggaTTGATTAAAAAAGCAGCCAAATGCTATATGCTAAAACGCTACCGTATGCATGTACTTACAAAAAGCACAGTgggcaaaaaaaattagttcaGACTAATTCTAGCAGGAAGGCAAACACTGGGAGTTTGCTCTTCGACAGATAGGGCCTTGCCGGCAACCAATTTCATTACAGAATGACCGGTGAGGCGGTACTTCTGACGTGCTTCATCAAAGCTTCTACAGAGAACCTGTTCTACCCACTCCTTTAGTGCTTTCTTCCTTTCTGATAACCACCCAGCTGCAAGTATTTGCACCATGACACCAAAATCAATCTCCAGCTGCACCTCGGATCCAAAGATTTTCTTGAATTCTTGATTGATTTCCTTTACTATTTTCTCAGCAAGCgcatcaaaatcaaatggCTTCAAGACCACTTTTACATCCACGTGATCAAGGAAATCTTCCAACCAAGCTTCTGAGTTTTCAGAGGTGGAATCACTGTCAAAACCTTCAGAATCTATGCACTCGTCTATCTCCTCCACTGGCAGATTCAAATCCAGAAAGGACCTTAACGCCTTGTTGGACCGTTTCTGTAATTCAAAGGATTGCTCAATGGAGACATTTGTGTCAAtcagctttcttttatttacgCAGCATGGGTTTGAGGTTCCTTCTCTTGGTGCAATCCTCACATTCACACCCTTACTTTGGTTGACATCCCCAAGATTTCGTATCTGCATTTGACATCTCTTGGCGGCAAGTATAATCTCCTCAGAAAACTTACGGGGCTCATTCTCTATATAGTGatttttgcttctctttttgaTAGCTGAGGTTGTCACAAAGATTATGTTGTTAATGCTGATTTCTCTCCCATGAGAGTCTCGAAACTTGCCAGTCCTAATGGCCAGTAACAAGCTACTCTGGGCCAGAAAGTCGGCCTTATCTACATTTTCCAGGAAGAACACTGAATGGGGTCTCCTGCTTAACTCCCCTGCAACATAATCAACAACCGTCTTACCCCTAAACTTCACATCGTAATCATCAGAGCCTTCGCATTGGAAAATCGAATTTGACTGGTAACCCCTATCTTGGGATCCCAGATCAACAGAGATTAGGCTTTCCCTGGTTCCAAACAATATCTCAGCAAGTGCTaaagcaatttttttctttccgaCTCTATCAGGCCCAATCAAAGTCAGCCATATATCACCTCTGAGTTTTGAACCCCGATTCCTTCCACCACCAGATCTCCAATGTGACACAGCTTGACTAATAGTGCATATGGCTTCATCTTGCCAGCCAACCTTTTCTGTGAGAACTCTCCTAAGTGATTTGATATCTCTTGGATCACACGGCCCTCCAACATCAGATCCAGAGCAAGAAGAGGACTGGGCTATTTGCCGTGAAGTATTCTCACTTAATGCATCAAATTCAGCAGAAATGGAACCAGAGAGGCGTCCTAGATTCTCTTTATGATCTTGTAGTCTAGGACTTCTTGGTCCCAGACTAGTTGATGCATATAATGTCCCCAATCCCAAATCCGTAGTCACAGAAGTGAcagatgaagaagatgtgcGGTCAGTCGGAAGATTCACACTGTGGATAGGGTAAGGAGAACAGCAGGGGCTCCCCAATTCAAGTCGCTGACCCTTTGAATCTTTTACCAATAGTTCAGACTGGGGACTAGCATTCTCGGCATTAGAAATTACTTGCATCGGTAAGTTCTGTTTTAATAGAAAACCCGTTTGCATGTTCATCGGCTTACAGCCATGTTGAATAGCAGAATGGCTTTCATTTAGACATGAATCTTCACCACTATTTGCTTTCCCATCCACAACGGCTCGAGAGCCCCCAGCAGATGCAACTTGACACCCTGTTTGATAACAATCCACTTTAGGGAATGGTTGAGTGTGATGATTTTGTCGGCATATATCATTCCATTTTTTCTGCAGTGCTGATACTTTAGCATTCAGTGTTGTTTGATCATCTTTGGTCTGCACTAAATAATGAAGCACACTTACACATATGTTGTCACAATTTATTTGAGGAAATACAGCTAGCAgattaaaatccaaaccagTTACAAGAAACGTGCATGTTAAACTGCATGTGTGCGTGAAGGCATGCTTGTGTACACAAAAGTTATGCCAACTTGAGccataaaattaaatttcgAAGGGATTACACACCTTTTCTAGATCCACTCCCTTGCCAATAACAAGTTCTGGAATTTGCAACCAAGAAGGCAAGCTATGTGAGCGCTGATCAGCTGCTGAAATAGTTGATCCTAATTTCCGAATAGCAGCAACTTCTTGCTCATACTTCTCTGTGCACTGATGACAACGTCCAAAAGATTGATACGTGCTGCTCAATGGATTTTTAAAGTCAGACGGTCCAGGAAAGAATCCTCCAAATGGAACAAAGGACCCCATCAAGCTGTAAGTATATCATGAGCATGGAACTGTGAGATCCAACGGGCACAAAACAGTCAGACACTACAGTGCATAACTTGAAAGATACATTCTTTCCATAGATACATACACCAGTaatgataacactaccgacttAAACATTATAACACGTACTTCATAACATACATATATGGATTAAAAAATATCTATTCAAAAGTAAATTTCAGAACCTAAAACCAGAGTGATGAAATAAACAATACTTGTCTTTTCCCCACAAACATCCAACTAATTTGCATATTAAACTCAAAACCATAATCCATGCATAACTCCAAGCAATTTCAGACACAAATGAACCTTCAacccacatatatatatatatatatatatttagcaTTTGTACAGACAAGTGGGAAAGGAGCacagaaacaaaaactagAGTTGGATAACCACCTGGATTTAGAGTAAATTCCTTCCATTGAAGCTTTAGAAGAAGTAATGGGAAGAAGATGGAGATCCCAATCCTTCGCAATAGTTGAAAACAGAGCCAAAAGCTTCGTGTACACTTCATCACTCGCAGCAGCACCAATCAACCATAACTTCCCACTGTAAATCTCCAATAAGCTCTTCAACTGCATCACCACAAAGCTCACAGATTCACCCACCACACCCTCACCCACCAAAGCCTTCAATTCACCATAGTTTACTATAATACCTGTTCCAGCTCCGGAGCAACGCTCAGCCATTTGACCCACCTCCTTGAacttgaaacccatcttctcCTCACTCCCGCCATCGACAACAAACTCGGAAATCTCCTTCTCAATGCAAACCACACTGAAACTAGTTATTTCAGCCGGCAAAAGCCCTGTTTTACCTTTCTGTACGGCCTCCGTGAAGCTCTTGAGAGCTTCGCTGGCACAAACACCGATTAGCAACGGATTTTTCCCGCTCTTTCTAACTAACACGTCGCCGATTCTTCTATTGTTCTCATCTCTGTCTTCGGGCCCGGAAAACGGGAAGCTGAAGCCAGGTCGGGCCGGGTCCGCATCCGTTAAGTTACACAAGAAAATGGGCGGGCACCGTGTCCGAGGAAACCGGGTCGATTGAGTCACCGGCGGGTGAAGAATCGCGAGCTTTATATCACAGCTCCGAAACCCGGCTTCACCGAACACCCGACTCACAATTGGGTCGTCTAAGATTGATAAAATGAAGTGCTTGAGCTCGACCTTCAAAAGCGACGCCGTCTGCTGCTGGTTGTGAATCTGGTGCAGGTGGAAGCTCTCTGGATGCCGCCTCTGGTTCGCCTGAGACCGCTTGATCGCCGCCATGAGCGAGTTCGCGACCGGAGGCTCATCCTGAGCTTTCGACGACGGCAATCGATCCAAGGAGACACCGACGGAGAGCTCAAGAGCTCGGAACTGGAGTCGTGGAGAGTACGCGCTGCTCCGTGCGCGTGCGCAGGCGTCACGGAGAGTCGAGGACGGCAACGCCAGCAGGGCCGAGACGGTGTGCAGTGACGTCGTCTGCGCGTGACTCCTCCGTCTCGCAACCGCCACCGCGTCATCCAAAGCACGTGCCGCATCCTCCGTCAAGCATTGCCTTGCTGCGCTCACCGGCGTCGGCATCGCCGGCTAGCTTATATGtattatataaattatgtATACACACTCACACACAAAACCACTCTGTCTATATTTATACGTGTCTTCGTTTGGCGATTTTGAGGGCTGAGagtgaagaaataaaatatagataaaaaattattcagAAAAGGTTGTGAATAAATTATGCAATCAGAGGGAGGGAGGAgtataaaagagagagaaagagagagagagattttggCGTCGTTGGCATGTTTGTATGGTTGGCTGAATGCTGCGGTTGTAGCAAACAGTAAGGGGAGTTGTTTGTTTTTGAGTGTTTGAAGGAGGTGGGGCCTTGTCTGGAGCATTAATACAAACACATGGTGAGGAGCATAGCATAGATTCgccttcttttctctcttcactTTTCGTTTGggttgttttaaaattttcgaTCAGGCCAGTTGGCATGGCTTTGTGTCCGTCCTTCCTTACTttttttgctgttttttttttagagataGGGATGAGAGAGGAGGGTAAGTCACACTCATACATACGAGTAACATGAGGTTTAAACTAAGGATCATTTGGGAGCACAGTAAAGGTATGTTCGTCTCTTACACTTGAGTTCAATCTTTCTTAGTGAGGCTAGCCTAACAAaaatttgctttcttttctttatttttgtttttcgttAAACTTTAGATTAGATCAATTGATCAGAACAGTATGTTGGTTCGTTTACACCAAAGTTCAATACCATCTTCgcatattttttataaaaaaaacttggaaTATTATTTGTAAATGCTACTTTTTGGGTGTTTTGGTGGGGGATTTCTGATAATTTGACATACAGATGCCGCGTCCACTGTCCAACAATACAAATGGGCCAACAGCATGATATTAGCCGTCAATGTCAAGCTTTTCAGCCCTTTCAAAATTagctttttatctttttctttttaataaaagtttatattaaatttctaAAATTGTTATGTCAATGACCAATTGGAGTCATGTGAATTTTCTCACACATGGGATGTTTTCTTTTACTCAGTCGATGTTTTTCTTACCGTAAATAGCATTACCATTGGCTCCTAAATATGTTTACTTCACGACTATGAGTCTTGACTAGGCGAGAGATCTCAAACTTGGATACTTCATGGTTGTTGTTTTTCTACAGCTGTCATTTTTGGGatgctatttttcttttttcggaaAACAACCGCCTTATAATGATATTTTCAAAGTAAAGAGAAGTACGATTTCTCTATCTaataaacccaaatttatccATTCTTTCTTGGTGACTAGTTGAATCGTGATTATCTTGTTGATGTGTCATCAATAATAAAGATGTAGATAATTAGGCGGATGACTAAATACCCATTATGTGTAGAGATATTCACCTAATTCTTCAACTATTCCTCAATAAAATGCCATCGTCTTTgttaagaaaaacaaagataataataaagatGTATATAAGTAATTAGATAAACATTAACAACCTGCATCAACAAAAGTATCTGAGGGGGGAACCCAACAACACCAAATGGCAGAGTCATTCTCAAAGCTGCCCCCCAACTTGACACTTGATAAGAAGACTTTAGATTGGACCATTTTTAGGGGGCCTTGTGTGGGAATTGGACCATATATGCTCTCACGAGCGAGGCAGGCCTTTGCTctctttttctgaaattttcagttttctacTCTAAAGTCTTCCAACCATTTCAGAAACTACACGTTGCTCAAGCGTATGCTGGACTTCCTCTAGCCTCAGTTCTAAAGGCAGCCAAACCAAAACTAAATGTTACTGGTGAGGTGAGGAACTTATTTTTCGGGATTTCATTGTGACGGTAAGTCAAGTCAATTACGCATAATTAGACATTTTAATCTTTTATCTTGATAATATGCGTGGTTAGTTTAAATTACTGTCGCAATGATTCTTGTCGATGGCGAGGGTCAAAAGTAAAGCTACATCTATAGCTATAGCTTATAACAGTGCCATCTGTCTCTTCTCTCCTGGTCtcacaagagagagaga comes from Prunus dulcis chromosome 6, ALMONDv2, whole genome shotgun sequence and encodes:
- the LOC117631537 gene encoding protein SMAX1-LIKE 7-like — protein: MPTPVSAARQCLTEDAARALDDAVAVARRRSHAQTTSLHTVSALLALPSSTLRDACARARSSAYSPRLQFRALELSVGVSLDRLPSSKAQDEPPVANSLMAAIKRSQANQRRHPESFHLHQIHNQQQTASLLKVELKHFILSILDDPIVSRVFGEAGFRSCDIKLAILHPPVTQSTRFPRTRCPPIFLCNLTDADPARPGFSFPFSGPEDRDENNRRIGDVLVRKSGKNPLLIGVCASEALKSFTEAVQKGKTGLLPAEITSFSVVCIEKEISEFVVDGGSEEKMGFKFKEVGQMAERCSGAGTGIIVNYGELKALVGEGVVGESVSFVVMQLKSLLEIYSGKLWLIGAAASDEVYTKLLALFSTIAKDWDLHLLPITSSKASMEGIYSKSSLMGSFVPFGGFFPGPSDFKNPLSSTYQSFGRCHQCTEKYEQEVAAIRKLGSTISAADQRSHSLPSWLQIPELVIGKGVDLEKTKDDQTTLNAKVSALQKKWNDICRQNHHTQPFPKVDCYQTGCQVASAGGSRAVVDGKANSGEDSCLNESHSAIQHGCKPMNMQTGFLLKQNLPMQVISNAENASPQSELLVKDSKGQRLELGSPCCSPYPIHSVNLPTDRTSSSSVTSVTTDLGLGTLYASTSLGPRSPRLQDHKENLGRLSGSISAEFDALSENTSRQIAQSSSCSGSDVGGPCDPRDIKSLRRVLTEKVGWQDEAICTISQAVSHWRSGGGRNRGSKLRGDIWLTLIGPDRVGKKKIALALAEILFGTRESLISVDLGSQDRGYQSNSIFQCEGSDDYDVKFRGKTVVDYVAGELSRRPHSVFFLENVDKADFLAQSSLLLAIRTGKFRDSHGREISINNIIFVTTSAIKKRSKNHYIENEPRKFSEEIILAAKRCQMQIRNLGDVNQSKGVNVRIAPREGTSNPCCVNKRKLIDTNVSIEQSFELQKRSNKALRSFLDLNLPVEEIDECIDSEGFDSDSTSENSEAWLEDFLDHVDVKVVLKPFDFDALAEKIVKEINQEFKKIFGSEVQLEIDFGVMVQILAAGWLSERKKALKEWVEQVLCRSFDEARQKYRLTGHSVMKLVAGKALSVEEQTPSVCLPARISLN